In Amycolatopsis coloradensis, one genomic interval encodes:
- a CDS encoding alkaline phosphatase D family protein codes for MSVNRRDLLRGAATAGALGLAWPLSSRMTVAHAEEAAAALGATWDEAPFTLGVASGDPVPYGVALWTRLAPKPMEFEQPLDDTVEVAWEVATDRAFRRRVAHGTTAATAGLGHSVHVPVSGLEPGSQYYYRFHALGKVSRIGRTRTAPVGPVRRVRFASANCQAFHDGFYAAHAGIARDDLDFVVHLGDYVYEHGQVGGNPLRDHEGPEVLTLPAYRRRHALYKSDPSLRDAHAAHPWFITWDDHEVVNDYSGTTPSLRARRSAAYQAWFEHMPVRPDHPSSPRIHRQRRWGDLLDLSILDLRQYRSAQNLPDGTILGADQKAWLKDQVTGAGEAWHCWVNSIMLSQLAKPGGGYMFTDQWDGFLAEREEVLTHVAQSGLEDLVVITGDWHSAFVDDIRPDFADPSTPVIGTEFTAHSVTSGAYSPEWNATNGPKMGAANPHLKYFEGDRYGYDVYEVTPRRWSTHMRVIGDRRDPRSPVSTLTTFHVDRGRPGSYEDRSTITSPAQYRRR; via the coding sequence ATGTCCGTCAACCGCCGGGACCTGTTGCGAGGCGCCGCCACCGCCGGTGCGCTGGGGTTGGCCTGGCCGTTGAGTTCGCGGATGACGGTCGCGCACGCCGAGGAGGCCGCGGCGGCGCTGGGCGCGACCTGGGACGAAGCGCCGTTCACCCTCGGGGTCGCGTCCGGTGACCCGGTCCCGTATGGTGTCGCGCTCTGGACCAGGCTCGCGCCGAAGCCGATGGAGTTCGAGCAGCCGCTGGACGACACCGTCGAGGTCGCCTGGGAGGTCGCCACCGACCGCGCGTTCCGCCGTCGCGTGGCACACGGGACGACGGCCGCCACTGCCGGGCTCGGGCACAGCGTGCACGTCCCGGTGTCCGGGCTGGAGCCGGGCTCTCAGTACTACTACCGGTTCCACGCGCTCGGCAAGGTCAGCCGGATCGGCCGCACCCGAACCGCGCCGGTCGGGCCGGTCCGGCGGGTGCGGTTCGCCTCGGCGAACTGCCAGGCGTTCCACGACGGGTTCTACGCGGCGCACGCCGGGATCGCGCGGGATGACCTGGATTTCGTCGTCCACCTCGGTGACTACGTCTACGAGCACGGTCAGGTCGGCGGGAACCCGCTGCGCGATCACGAAGGACCCGAAGTGCTCACCCTGCCGGCGTACCGGCGGCGGCACGCGCTCTACAAATCCGATCCCTCGCTGCGGGACGCCCACGCCGCCCACCCCTGGTTCATCACCTGGGACGATCACGAGGTCGTCAACGACTACAGCGGCACGACCCCGTCTTTGCGGGCGCGGCGCTCGGCGGCGTACCAGGCCTGGTTCGAACACATGCCGGTGCGCCCCGACCACCCCTCGTCACCGAGGATCCACCGGCAGCGCCGCTGGGGCGACCTCCTCGATCTGTCCATTTTGGACCTCAGGCAGTACCGGTCGGCGCAGAACCTGCCCGACGGCACGATCCTCGGCGCGGACCAGAAGGCATGGCTCAAGGACCAGGTGACCGGCGCGGGCGAGGCGTGGCACTGCTGGGTGAACTCGATCATGCTGAGCCAGCTCGCGAAGCCCGGCGGCGGCTACATGTTCACGGACCAATGGGACGGCTTCCTCGCCGAACGCGAGGAAGTGCTGACCCACGTGGCCCAGAGCGGTCTCGAAGACCTCGTGGTGATCACCGGCGACTGGCACTCCGCGTTCGTCGACGACATCCGCCCGGACTTCGCGGATCCGTCCACCCCGGTGATCGGCACGGAGTTCACCGCGCATTCGGTCACCTCCGGTGCCTACTCCCCCGAATGGAACGCCACGAACGGACCGAAGATGGGCGCGGCGAACCCGCACCTCAAGTACTTCGAGGGCGACCGGTACGGCTACGACGTCTACGAGGTCACCCCGCGCCGCTGGAGCACGCACATGCGGGTGATCGGCGACCGGCGCGACCCGCGCTCCCCGGTGAGCACGCTGACGACGTTCCACGTCGATCGCGGCAGGCCCGGGTCGTACGAGGACCGGTCCACCATCACGTCTCCGGCGCAGTACCGGCGGCGCTAG
- a CDS encoding cysteine desulfurase-like protein, whose product MAIDVAALRLHFPSLADGTAFFDGPAGTQTPRPVADAIARTLTGPLSNRGKVCPSELNAENSVAAFRAAYADFLGVPAEGVVHGRSATQLTYDFSRHLAKSWREGDEIVVSRLDHDANVRPWVQAAERAGMTVRWLDIDPLTTELDLDSLVLTERTKLVAVTAASNVLGTKPPIRRIADLAHDAGALVFVDGVHYAAHDLVDVPALGADFFVCSPYKFLGPHCGVLGASPSLLETVEPDKLMPSPDTVPERFEFGTLPYEILAGATAAVDFLAALDPGPAGSRRDRLTNSMNSLHEHESLLHTRLEKGLGDAVTVHGKAADRTPTVLMSLGGREREAQESLAEKNVVAPAGSFYAYEVFAALKLEDPALRVGLAPYTSTEDVDRLLDGLSAFG is encoded by the coding sequence ATGGCCATCGACGTCGCCGCCCTCCGGCTCCATTTCCCTTCCCTCGCCGACGGAACCGCCTTCTTCGACGGACCAGCGGGTACCCAGACACCCCGGCCCGTCGCCGACGCCATCGCCCGGACACTCACCGGGCCACTGTCGAACCGGGGCAAGGTCTGTCCGTCCGAACTCAACGCGGAGAACTCCGTCGCCGCGTTCCGAGCCGCCTACGCCGACTTCCTCGGTGTGCCCGCCGAAGGTGTCGTCCACGGCCGCAGCGCCACCCAGCTGACGTACGACTTTTCCCGGCACCTGGCCAAAAGCTGGCGTGAGGGCGACGAGATCGTCGTCAGCAGGCTCGATCACGACGCCAACGTCCGGCCGTGGGTCCAGGCCGCAGAGCGAGCCGGGATGACCGTCCGCTGGCTCGACATCGATCCTCTGACCACCGAACTGGACCTCGATTCCCTGGTCCTCACCGAAAGGACGAAACTGGTCGCGGTCACGGCGGCTTCGAACGTCCTCGGCACGAAACCGCCGATCCGCCGGATCGCCGATCTCGCCCACGACGCCGGGGCGCTGGTGTTCGTGGACGGAGTGCACTACGCCGCCCACGACCTGGTGGACGTTCCCGCGCTGGGAGCGGATTTCTTCGTCTGCTCGCCGTACAAGTTCCTCGGCCCGCACTGCGGGGTGCTCGGCGCGTCGCCGTCCCTCCTCGAAACCGTCGAGCCGGACAAGCTCATGCCGTCGCCCGACACCGTGCCCGAACGGTTCGAATTCGGGACGCTGCCCTACGAAATCCTCGCGGGCGCGACGGCGGCCGTGGACTTCCTCGCCGCACTCGACCCGGGGCCGGCCGGATCGCGACGCGACCGGCTGACGAACTCGATGAACTCGTTGCACGAGCACGAAAGCCTGCTGCACACCAGGCTGGAGAAGGGATTGGGCGACGCCGTCACCGTCCACGGCAAGGCCGCCGACCGGACGCCGACCGTCCTGATGAGTCTCGGCGGGCGCGAGCGCGAGGCGCAAGAGTCTCTCGCCGAGAAGAATGTCGTCGCGCCGGCGGGGTCCTTCTACGCCTACGAAGTCTTCGCGGCCCTGAAGCTCGAGGACCCCGCGCTCCGCGTCGGGCTGGCACCATACACCAGCACGGAGGACGTCGACAGGCTGCTGGACGGGCTTTCGGCGTTCGGGTGA
- a CDS encoding LLM class flavin-dependent oxidoreductase, translated as MTLFGFGLETAVGEVEDLLRHAEQADRAGLDLVSLSDHPYFADRLDAYAALGVILGRTSRVTAAVNVTNLPSRPAPMLARTITSLSALSGGRVALGIGAGGLWREIAKLGVGHRTPAEAVRAMGEAITLIKALSGGGAPVTFEGEFYSVDGLVPAAAPAPPIWTGAVGPKSLAVTGKLADGWIPGHAADWLSPRFAESRPVIDQAAIDAGRDPGEVATIYNFPGRITEKPTASPRDDEGRWVGGSPEQWVEELVTAVRDHGAAGFIYFPVEDGTTTDSALGRWGNEIVPVIREELARN; from the coding sequence ATGACACTGTTCGGATTCGGGCTCGAAACCGCCGTCGGCGAGGTGGAAGACCTCTTGCGGCACGCCGAACAGGCCGACCGCGCGGGACTGGACCTGGTCAGCCTGTCCGATCACCCGTACTTCGCCGACCGGCTCGACGCCTACGCGGCGCTGGGCGTGATCCTCGGCCGGACGTCGCGGGTCACGGCCGCGGTCAACGTGACCAACCTGCCGAGCCGTCCCGCGCCGATGCTGGCGAGGACGATCACGTCGCTTTCGGCGCTCTCGGGTGGCCGGGTCGCGCTCGGCATCGGCGCGGGCGGGCTCTGGCGGGAGATCGCCAAACTCGGCGTCGGGCACCGGACGCCCGCCGAGGCGGTCCGGGCGATGGGTGAGGCGATCACCCTGATCAAGGCGCTTTCCGGCGGCGGGGCACCGGTGACCTTCGAGGGGGAGTTCTACTCCGTCGACGGCCTGGTGCCGGCGGCCGCGCCCGCGCCCCCGATCTGGACGGGTGCCGTCGGGCCCAAATCCCTCGCGGTGACCGGAAAACTCGCCGACGGGTGGATCCCAGGGCACGCCGCGGACTGGCTCAGCCCGCGGTTCGCCGAATCCCGTCCGGTGATCGACCAGGCCGCCATCGACGCGGGCCGCGACCCCGGCGAGGTCGCCACCATCTACAACTTCCCTGGTCGCATAACGGAAAAGCCCACGGCGTCGCCGCGTGACGACGAGGGGCGGTGGGTCGGTGGTTCGCCGGAGCAGTGGGTCGAGGAACTGGTCACGGCGGTGCGTGACCACGGCGCCGCGGGGTTCATCTACTTCCCGGTCGAAGACGGGACCACGACTGACAGCGCGCTCGGCCGTTGGGGGAACGAGATCGTCCCGGTGATCCGCGAGGAGCTCGCCCGGAATTGA
- a CDS encoding peptidase S8/S53 subtilisin kexin sedolisin: MKLRSITKRMFVLGLLTALGTTGATSVATAEPQLPPAEVNATGLPHGAWDPVGPNSVGGLLAVSPAGLAMMVPSPPALWLSGDRGASWTVRRGMPADTAIQGIFADPVNPDRMLAVGNSPGGMPGEWHGMLLRTTDRGQSWETLREWYPDGAFGMATDPTGRVVVVQNLDSLSVSIDGGEHWNDVPRTWPREGIASPVGALKLTMVGDDAYFTTVYPEYALWVVRGVSGKERRAELVYRTNGEVNQVAADGERLVVTVGPELHGSADGGKTWTVLRREPGGQTLREPRFVGGRLYVSTYNDIDASTDFGRTWTRKPAPAPGEGVSDMIDLPAVPGKPATTLISSLYRGVYADGGKSGYQQIGVPGETIRDLVTTGNLLRESVVAAGVQEIYNTPLPRGKVSASDRVWQSHPTDRLHEDASLSVSPSRPDVVWQVTRNGFSLDVLRSGDGGRTWQFAAKAKEGLPRAIFAHPADPDRLLVSAFAPGGYVLYRSDDAGKTWEKLATDSGFLTFAGDPWNPNRVWGGDSGGLSRSDDGGKTWTHVTSEPVSSISVSRWGGGRVLIGGAGIHLSEDGGRTFRRVRDGEDPREISRILPHPFDFRVWFASDSTGGGVLRSTDFGRTWSPVPGALPDPRVLSLAISADGRYLFAGTAQSGAYRLKLY, from the coding sequence ATGAAACTGAGATCGATCACCAAACGCATGTTCGTTCTCGGACTGCTGACGGCTCTCGGGACCACCGGGGCGACGTCGGTGGCCACCGCCGAACCCCAGCTGCCGCCCGCCGAGGTCAACGCGACCGGGCTGCCACACGGCGCCTGGGACCCGGTCGGCCCGAACAGCGTCGGCGGGCTGCTGGCGGTTTCGCCCGCCGGGCTCGCGATGATGGTGCCCAGCCCGCCCGCCCTGTGGCTCTCCGGCGACCGCGGCGCCTCGTGGACCGTGCGCAGGGGGATGCCGGCGGACACCGCCATCCAGGGAATCTTCGCCGATCCGGTGAACCCGGACCGGATGCTCGCGGTGGGCAACTCGCCCGGCGGGATGCCCGGCGAGTGGCACGGGATGCTGCTGCGGACCACCGACCGTGGTCAGAGCTGGGAGACCCTGCGCGAGTGGTACCCCGACGGCGCGTTCGGGATGGCCACGGACCCGACGGGCCGGGTCGTCGTGGTGCAGAACCTCGACTCGCTGAGCGTCAGCATCGACGGCGGCGAGCACTGGAACGACGTGCCGAGGACCTGGCCGCGCGAGGGGATCGCCTCGCCGGTCGGCGCGCTCAAGCTCACGATGGTCGGCGACGACGCCTACTTCACGACGGTCTACCCCGAATACGCGCTCTGGGTGGTCCGCGGGGTCAGCGGCAAGGAACGGCGGGCGGAACTCGTCTACCGGACCAACGGCGAGGTCAATCAGGTCGCCGCGGACGGCGAGCGGCTCGTGGTCACGGTCGGCCCCGAACTTCACGGTTCGGCCGACGGCGGCAAGACCTGGACGGTGCTGCGCCGCGAGCCCGGTGGGCAGACCCTGCGCGAACCGCGTTTCGTCGGCGGACGCCTGTACGTCTCGACGTATAACGACATAGACGCCAGCACGGACTTCGGCCGTACCTGGACCCGCAAACCGGCGCCCGCTCCCGGCGAGGGTGTCAGCGACATGATCGATCTTCCCGCCGTGCCGGGCAAACCCGCCACTACGCTGATCTCCTCTCTGTACCGCGGCGTGTACGCCGACGGCGGCAAGAGCGGATACCAGCAGATCGGCGTGCCCGGGGAGACCATTCGCGACCTCGTGACCACCGGGAACCTCCTGCGGGAGAGCGTCGTCGCGGCCGGTGTGCAGGAGATCTACAACACCCCGCTCCCGCGCGGCAAGGTCTCCGCGTCGGACCGGGTCTGGCAGTCCCACCCCACCGACCGGCTGCACGAGGACGCGAGCCTGTCCGTCTCGCCGAGCCGCCCGGACGTCGTCTGGCAGGTGACCAGGAACGGGTTCTCGCTCGACGTGCTGCGCAGCGGTGACGGCGGGCGGACCTGGCAGTTCGCGGCGAAGGCGAAGGAAGGACTCCCCAGGGCGATCTTCGCCCACCCCGCCGACCCGGACCGGCTCCTCGTATCGGCCTTCGCCCCCGGCGGCTACGTGCTCTACCGCAGCGACGACGCGGGCAAGACCTGGGAAAAGCTCGCGACCGACAGCGGCTTCCTCACGTTCGCCGGTGATCCGTGGAACCCGAACCGCGTCTGGGGCGGGGACTCCGGCGGTCTGTCCCGCTCGGACGACGGCGGCAAGACCTGGACCCACGTCACGAGCGAACCGGTCAGTTCGATCTCGGTCAGCCGGTGGGGTGGCGGCCGCGTGCTCATCGGCGGCGCGGGCATCCACCTGAGCGAGGACGGCGGCCGGACGTTCCGCCGGGTTCGCGACGGCGAAGACCCCCGTGAGATCAGCCGGATCCTGCCGCATCCGTTCGACTTCCGGGTGTGGTTCGCGAGTGATTCGACCGGGGGAGGCGTGCTGCGCAGCACGGACTTCGGCCGCACCTGGTCGCCCGTGCCCGGCGCGCTGCCCGATCCCAGGGTGCTCTCCCTGGCGATCAGCGCGGACGGCCGGTATCTGTTCGCCGGCACCGCGCAGTCCGGCGCGTACCGGTTGAAGCTGTACTGA
- a CDS encoding NAD(P)-dependent alcohol dehydrogenase, whose product MKAIAQNVYGNTDVLTLTDLPEPEAGPDGVVVRIRAAAVDPGVWHLMEGTPYLVRLMGFGVRRPKARVRGLDFAGVVHAIGDGVTRFRPGDEVFGTCQGSFAEYALTTVDNIARKPERLSCEEAAAVPISAFTALQALRDKGRVAPRQKVLVIGAGGGVGTFAVQIAKAFGAEVDGVCGTGKVDLVRSLGANRVFDYTRENFGGGYDLILDTAGNRPLSSLRKALTPQGSLVLVGGESEGKWIGAVGRNVQAVLVGPFVKQKLRGLFSTEDHDDLQTLRALIEARKLTPVIDRIYSLAEVPEAIRYVREGHARGKVVITI is encoded by the coding sequence GTGAAGGCGATCGCCCAGAACGTGTACGGCAACACTGACGTCCTGACACTGACCGACCTGCCCGAACCCGAAGCCGGACCGGACGGCGTGGTCGTGCGGATCCGGGCGGCGGCGGTCGATCCCGGAGTCTGGCACCTCATGGAGGGCACGCCGTACTTGGTGCGCTTGATGGGTTTCGGCGTACGGAGACCGAAGGCCCGCGTCCGCGGGCTGGACTTCGCCGGCGTAGTGCACGCCATCGGCGACGGGGTGACCCGATTCCGGCCGGGCGACGAGGTGTTCGGCACCTGCCAAGGGTCCTTCGCCGAGTACGCCCTGACCACGGTGGACAACATCGCCCGGAAGCCCGAGCGGCTCAGTTGTGAAGAAGCCGCGGCGGTCCCCATCTCCGCTTTCACCGCGCTCCAAGCTCTTCGGGACAAAGGGCGGGTCGCGCCCCGGCAGAAGGTCCTGGTCATCGGTGCCGGCGGTGGCGTGGGCACCTTCGCGGTGCAGATCGCCAAGGCGTTCGGTGCCGAGGTGGACGGCGTGTGCGGAACGGGCAAGGTCGACCTCGTCCGCTCACTCGGCGCGAACCGCGTTTTCGACTACACACGCGAGAACTTCGGCGGCGGCTACGACCTCATCCTCGACACCGCGGGCAACCGGCCGCTGTCCTCGCTACGGAAGGCCCTTACCCCACAAGGCAGCCTCGTCCTCGTCGGCGGAGAGAGCGAAGGGAAGTGGATCGGCGCGGTAGGGCGCAATGTGCAGGCGGTGCTCGTCGGGCCGTTCGTGAAGCAGAAGCTGCGCGGCCTGTTCTCCACGGAGGACCACGATGATCTCCAGACGCTGCGGGCACTCATCGAAGCGAGGAAACTGACGCCGGTCATCGACCGGATCTACTCGCTGGCCGAGGTGCCCGAAGCCATCCGTTACGTGCGCGAAGGGCACGCTCGCGGCAAGGTCGTCATCACCATCTGA
- a CDS encoding GAF and ANTAR domain-containing protein produces the protein MADEFDWQQDKNRFVEDVGDGDLPVTSESGARLIAGPLVTQFVALTRALLDSGSIAAVLERVVFATRDLVPGADLVSVTLLDPDGGFHTPVRTDEIAGELDQLQYQYGEGACVEAARVSGPAAAFSDNLAEDARWPRFGPAAAALGFHSLVSTALLPEASSSQPSGALNVYSRSPHGIAKADRDVLLLLATHASLALATTHAVTRGQLQEEQLQQALDSRDAIGQAKGILMARRGIDAAEAFEVLRHTSQNMNVKLRELAEMLSKRHTELQLPD, from the coding sequence TTGGCCGATGAATTCGACTGGCAGCAGGATAAGAACCGATTCGTCGAGGATGTCGGCGACGGCGACCTGCCGGTGACCTCCGAAAGCGGCGCCCGGCTCATCGCCGGGCCACTTGTCACTCAGTTCGTAGCCCTGACCAGGGCGTTGCTGGATTCCGGTTCGATAGCGGCGGTCCTCGAACGGGTGGTCTTCGCGACGCGAGACCTGGTGCCGGGCGCGGATCTGGTCAGCGTCACCCTCCTCGATCCCGACGGAGGGTTCCACACGCCGGTGCGGACCGACGAGATCGCCGGCGAGCTGGATCAGTTGCAGTATCAGTACGGCGAGGGTGCGTGCGTCGAAGCGGCGCGGGTTTCGGGGCCGGCGGCGGCGTTCAGCGACAATCTCGCGGAAGACGCCCGGTGGCCGCGTTTCGGTCCCGCCGCCGCGGCGCTCGGGTTCCACTCGCTGGTCTCGACGGCCCTCCTGCCCGAAGCGTCGAGTTCGCAGCCTTCCGGCGCGCTGAACGTCTATTCGCGCAGTCCGCACGGCATCGCCAAGGCCGACCGTGACGTGCTGCTGCTTCTGGCGACGCACGCGTCACTGGCCTTGGCGACGACCCACGCGGTCACGCGCGGCCAGCTCCAGGAGGAGCAGCTCCAGCAGGCGCTGGACAGCCGCGACGCGATCGGGCAGGCCAAGGGCATCTTGATGGCGCGGCGCGGGATCGACGCCGCGGAGGCGTTCGAGGTGCTGCGGCACACGTCGCAGAACATGAACGTCAAACTCCGGGAGCTGGCGGAGATGCTGTCCAAACGGCATACGGAACTGCAACTGCCGGACTGA
- a CDS encoding PASTA domain-containing protein, which produces MPKIVALFLVAGVAVLTACGTPGTRPAAPSTVTETAVSVQRPAETGGPASSVARLIVVPDVSGMNHQAAQDAMQAAGLYNLREVDGTGKGRMLAMDRNWVQTGQDPAPGTKVTADAVITLTAVKIGEK; this is translated from the coding sequence ATGCCGAAGATCGTCGCCCTGTTCCTCGTCGCCGGTGTCGCCGTGCTGACCGCTTGCGGCACCCCGGGCACGCGGCCGGCGGCACCGTCGACGGTGACCGAGACGGCCGTCAGTGTTCAGCGACCGGCGGAGACCGGCGGGCCTGCGTCTTCCGTCGCTCGTCTGATCGTCGTCCCCGATGTTTCGGGGATGAACCATCAGGCCGCGCAGGACGCGATGCAGGCGGCGGGCCTGTACAACCTGCGCGAAGTCGACGGAACAGGGAAAGGCCGGATGCTCGCGATGGACCGGAACTGGGTTCAGACGGGACAGGATCCGGCGCCCGGGACGAAGGTGACCGCGGACGCGGTGATCACCCTGACCGCCGTCAAAATCGGCGAGAAGTGA
- a CDS encoding helix-turn-helix transcriptional regulator: MVKPTKVTNSIRALRFAKGEMTQAELADRIGATRQTVIAIEQGRYSPSLEMAFRIARVFGVALDDVFQYPDQE, encoded by the coding sequence ATGGTGAAACCGACCAAGGTCACGAACTCCATCCGCGCCCTGCGGTTCGCGAAGGGTGAGATGACCCAGGCCGAACTCGCGGACCGGATCGGCGCCACCCGCCAGACGGTGATCGCCATCGAACAGGGCCGCTACTCGCCGTCCTTGGAGATGGCCTTCCGGATCGCCAGGGTGTTCGGCGTCGCGCTCGACGACGTTTTCCAGTACCCAGACCAGGAATGA
- a CDS encoding alpha/beta fold hydrolase: MGFGELELSRTFEWRGRSVAWERLGEGAPVVLCHGTPWSAQLWAPFARALSAEFAVHVWDMPGYGRSSKDPGHAVDLGTQGELFADLLEYWGLTAPHVIAHDYGGAVSLRAKLLHGAEYASLALVDVVALRPWGSEFFRLVAENAEVFQAQPPAVHRGALESYIGTASHRGLAGAQLATLTGPWLDADGQRAFYRQIAEADVRYTDEIQDRYPELALPVKVIWGADDTWIPVDRAKRLADAIPGALLDVIPGAGHLIQYDAPVELAFSLHRWLTAEVGRWGPAGSGR; the protein is encoded by the coding sequence ATGGGTTTCGGTGAGCTGGAGTTGTCGCGGACGTTCGAGTGGCGTGGCCGTTCGGTGGCGTGGGAACGCCTCGGCGAAGGCGCCCCGGTGGTGCTGTGCCACGGGACACCGTGGTCGGCGCAACTGTGGGCGCCGTTCGCGCGAGCGCTCAGCGCGGAGTTCGCCGTCCACGTCTGGGACATGCCGGGGTACGGCCGTTCGTCGAAGGACCCCGGCCACGCCGTCGATCTCGGGACGCAGGGCGAGCTTTTCGCCGACCTGCTCGAGTACTGGGGGTTGACGGCCCCGCACGTGATCGCCCACGACTACGGCGGGGCCGTATCTCTGCGCGCGAAGCTGCTGCACGGCGCGGAGTACGCCTCGCTCGCCCTTGTGGACGTCGTCGCGCTGCGGCCGTGGGGTTCGGAATTCTTCCGGCTCGTCGCGGAGAACGCCGAGGTCTTCCAGGCGCAGCCCCCGGCGGTGCACAGGGGAGCGCTGGAGTCCTACATCGGGACGGCCTCCCATCGCGGTCTCGCCGGCGCGCAGCTGGCCACGCTCACCGGGCCCTGGCTGGACGCGGACGGGCAACGCGCCTTCTACCGGCAGATCGCCGAGGCGGACGTCCGGTACACCGACGAGATCCAGGACCGCTATCCGGAACTGGCGTTGCCGGTGAAGGTGATCTGGGGCGCGGACGACACGTGGATCCCGGTGGACCGGGCGAAACGGCTCGCCGACGCGATTCCCGGTGCCCTCCTGGACGTCATTCCCGGGGCCGGGCATCTGATCCAGTACGACGCGCCGGTGGAACTGGCCTTCTCCCTGCATCGGTGGCTGACCGCGGAAGTGGGCCGGTGGGGACCAGCCGGGAGCGGACGCTGA
- a CDS encoding PP2C family protein-serine/threonine phosphatase, whose amino-acid sequence MITVSSLQAAEQRRIIADCFARTGLTLEQLWLRYFALGGDVSEADLEAYLRGVLPLPRIQRDMVAHAVNERLDELSGARRAPYSRDVGEDSRPRGLLAALVGLLDGAQRVSPERLPEIVTAAGRALDLELTVYLADYEQRLLFPLPGERAPGRVPLPIEASTAGRAYRNAGTTLTEEPSGPRLWAILLDGDERMGVLEIKATTDADLHDHTLRTQCQWLASLSGHLIAAAMRYGDGLDMPRRRRRRGPTAELLWQNLPPSTAATGDFVVAGGVEPAYDVRGVSFDYALSETTAWLAIFDAGRDTVSSGLVVSAALAAYRSARREGQDLRGQERAVDKALSTQFGDGTTVRGTLAEVDLTHGALRHLEAGGEPPLVLGTGHEPTTVDSERRPPFGDGGPGRITTARLRAGDLLVLHTEGLAGTRAADGGRFALADSLAAGAGHVPPEIVRRVLAAANSHCRNGFAGDAGLLVARWPGTG is encoded by the coding sequence GTGATCACTGTGTCCTCGCTCCAGGCCGCGGAGCAGCGCCGGATCATCGCCGATTGCTTCGCGCGCACAGGGCTGACCTTGGAACAACTGTGGCTGAGGTACTTCGCACTGGGCGGCGATGTCAGCGAAGCCGACTTGGAGGCCTACCTGCGGGGAGTGCTCCCCTTGCCCAGAATCCAGCGGGACATGGTGGCCCACGCGGTCAACGAGCGACTCGACGAGCTCTCCGGCGCGCGACGGGCACCGTACAGCCGCGACGTCGGGGAGGACAGCCGCCCCCGCGGTCTCCTGGCCGCGCTGGTGGGACTTCTCGACGGCGCCCAGCGGGTCTCACCCGAGCGGCTGCCCGAGATCGTCACCGCCGCGGGCCGGGCGCTGGACCTGGAGCTGACGGTCTATCTCGCCGACTACGAGCAGCGGCTGCTGTTCCCCCTGCCCGGCGAGCGGGCGCCCGGCCGGGTGCCGCTGCCCATCGAGGCCAGTACCGCCGGCCGGGCCTACCGGAACGCCGGTACCACGCTGACCGAGGAGCCGAGCGGACCGCGGTTGTGGGCCATCCTGCTGGACGGCGACGAGCGGATGGGCGTGCTCGAGATCAAAGCCACCACGGACGCGGACCTGCACGACCACACCCTTCGCACCCAGTGCCAGTGGCTCGCCTCGCTGTCCGGCCACCTCATCGCCGCCGCGATGCGCTACGGCGACGGCCTCGACATGCCCCGGCGTCGAAGACGGCGCGGCCCCACCGCCGAGCTGCTTTGGCAGAACCTGCCCCCGTCGACGGCGGCGACGGGCGACTTCGTGGTGGCGGGCGGCGTCGAACCGGCTTACGACGTTCGCGGAGTGAGCTTCGACTACGCCCTTTCCGAAACGACGGCGTGGCTGGCGATCTTCGACGCGGGCCGGGACACCGTGTCCTCGGGCCTGGTGGTGTCGGCGGCGCTCGCCGCCTACCGATCCGCTCGCCGCGAGGGCCAGGATCTACGTGGTCAGGAGCGCGCTGTCGACAAAGCGCTTTCGACGCAGTTCGGTGACGGCACCACGGTCCGCGGCACACTGGCCGAAGTGGACCTCACCCATGGAGCCCTGCGCCATCTCGAAGCGGGCGGGGAACCACCGCTCGTGCTCGGCACCGGGCACGAACCGACCACAGTGGACAGTGAACGGCGGCCACCGTTCGGCGACGGAGGCCCCGGGCGCATCACGACCGCCCGCCTCCGGGCCGGAGATCTCCTTGTCCTGCACACCGAAGGCCTCGCGGGAACACGCGCCGCCGACGGCGGACGGTTCGCGCTCGCCGACAGCCTGGCCGCCGGCGCCGGGCACGTACCGCCGGAAATCGTCCGTCGTGTGCTCGCGGCGGCGAACTCCCACTGCCGCAACGGTTTCGCGGGCGACGCCGGACTTCTGGTCGCTCGCTGGCCGGGTACGGGGTGA